Proteins encoded within one genomic window of Arachis ipaensis cultivar K30076 chromosome B08, Araip1.1, whole genome shotgun sequence:
- the LOC107613648 gene encoding probable WRKY transcription factor 11, translating to MAVELMGFPKMDDPNNKAIQEAASEGIKGMEHLVRLLSNPSQNDTTDLTNVTVSKFRKLISLLNRTGRARFRRAPISNSSDTLSFSPATFTPPPPPPHSQPQPQPQLQPQPLAVAPVTVHHPSPLLPPQTLTLDFTKPNNSFLTNVSNNAGAKSMELEFSKDTTTFSVSSNSSFMSSAITGDGSVSNGKLGTSIFLNPAGKLPLSSSAPAPAPVKKRCHDHHSDDVSGKVSGSSSKCHCIKRRKNRVKKTIRVPAISSKIADIPADEYSWRKYGQKPIKGSPYPRGYYKCSTVRGCPARKHVERAPDDPSMLIVTYEGEHRHSIQTAMQDNISSAGVGLVFGST from the exons ATGGCAGTGGAGTTAATGGGATTCCCAAAAATGGACGACCCAAATAACAAAGCCATACAAGAAGCAGCATCCGAGGGCATAAAGGGAATGGAGCACCTCGTTCGCCTTCTTTCAAACCCTTCGCAAAACGACACCACTGACCTCACAAACGTCACCGTTTCCAAGTTCCGCAAACTCATCTCCTTACTTAACCGCACCGGCCGCGCCCGCTTCCGCCGTGCACCAATTTCAAATTCCTCAGACACTTTATCCTTCTCTCCGGCGACCTTCACTCCTCCCCCGCCGCCGCCGCACTCGCAGCCACAGCCACAGCCACAGCTACAGCCACAGCCGCTTGCGGTTGCTCCGGTCACCGTACACCACCCTTCTCCTCTTCTTCCGCCGCAGACTCTCACTCTTGACTTCACCAAACCTAACAACAGCTTCCTCACCAACGTATCCAACAACGCCGGAGCCAAATCCATGGAGCTGGAGTTCTCGAAGGACACGACGACGTTTAGCGTCTCGTCGAACTCGTCGTTTATGTCCTCCGCCATCACCGGCGACGGCAGCGTCTCCAACGGCAAGCTCGGAACCTCGATCTTTCTCAACCCTGCCGGGAAATTGCCTCTCTCGTCGTCGGCGCCGGCTCCGGCTCCGGTCAAGAAAAGGTGTCACGACCACCACTCCGACGATGTATCCGGCAAGGTCTCCGGTTCTTCCAGCAAGTGCCACTGCATCAAGCGAAG GAAAAATAGGGTTAAGAAGACGATAAGAGTGCCGGCAATTAGTTCAAAGATAGCTGATATTCCGGCGGACGAGTACTCATGGAGGAAGTACGGTCAGAAACCGATCAAAGGGTCGCCGTACCCAAG GGGTTATTATAAGTGCAGTACTGTGAGAGGGTGTCCGGCGAGGAAACACGTGGAGCGCGCACCAGATGATCCATCTATGCTGATCGTGACGTACGAAGGGGAGCACCGTCACTCCATTCAGACCGCGATGCAGGATAACATTTCTTCTGCGGGAGTGGGTTTGGTATTCGGGTCAACGTAA